In a genomic window of Chlamydiota bacterium:
- the oprM gene encoding Outer membrane protein OprM codes for MKFTHILVGYSCLLLLGCQSKSANFNPESKTSSSYAAVWDYRPEQNTSPVETIEFDKTSLPSLTQLIDIGLNNNPNTKLAWQQAKAQAVQLALARQGFYPSATLNGNFTRLRKSDFPSDDGVFYETQYGPTLSLSYTLFDFGATKYQSLSQEKILVAMNLSHNAMIQQVIQTVKNNYFDLVYQQELLKANKEDLYDAFANFEVAKTKYRVGVASFLDFVQSKAQYLSSKSTFENQKANVDASFYNLALGIGIPNLKKFKLPNFEDNALTQTTLQDVNRLITIAKNLRPDVQSYMAQVQAQQALIKQKRADRFPKLQGSFDIGKTWYGNGEHDKYHFTAQINLNIPLFEGFGLINKERAAKQALNIAKTQLVEIEQQITNEVLTLHTAVKNAAKQLEFAKEILSTQKVSYDIAIAKYKNGTTSILELLTAFTNLADARANVVLAKKMWYLNLTNLAKATGILTNSLNTGAPIFKTVKNETQK; via the coding sequence TTGAAATTTACGCACATTTTGGTAGGTTATTCCTGTCTGCTTTTGTTAGGATGTCAAAGTAAATCAGCAAATTTCAATCCTGAGAGCAAAACCTCTTCTTCTTACGCTGCTGTATGGGATTATCGACCCGAGCAAAATACAAGCCCTGTTGAAACTATTGAGTTCGATAAAACTTCGTTGCCTTCTTTGACACAACTGATTGACATTGGACTCAACAACAACCCCAACACAAAACTCGCATGGCAACAAGCAAAAGCGCAAGCGGTGCAATTGGCACTAGCAAGGCAAGGATTTTACCCATCAGCTACGCTCAATGGCAATTTTACACGTCTGAGAAAATCCGATTTTCCCAGTGACGATGGCGTCTTTTACGAAACACAATATGGCCCCACGCTTTCCTTGAGCTACACACTCTTTGACTTTGGAGCGACAAAGTATCAATCCCTCAGTCAAGAAAAAATCCTTGTGGCAATGAATCTTTCACATAATGCGATGATTCAACAGGTCATCCAGACTGTCAAAAACAATTATTTTGATCTTGTGTATCAGCAAGAACTTCTCAAAGCAAATAAAGAAGATTTGTATGATGCGTTTGCAAATTTTGAAGTAGCAAAAACAAAATATAGAGTGGGGGTGGCCAGTTTTTTGGATTTTGTTCAATCAAAAGCCCAATATCTTTCTTCTAAAAGCACATTTGAAAATCAAAAAGCCAATGTAGATGCAAGTTTTTATAATCTGGCCCTTGGAATCGGCATTCCTAACCTCAAAAAATTTAAATTGCCTAACTTCGAGGACAATGCTTTGACACAAACAACCTTGCAAGATGTCAATAGGCTGATTACCATCGCCAAAAACTTAAGACCAGATGTACAAAGCTACATGGCCCAAGTGCAAGCACAACAAGCGCTTATCAAACAAAAACGCGCCGATCGTTTTCCCAAGTTGCAAGGCTCGTTTGATATCGGAAAAACCTGGTATGGTAATGGCGAGCATGACAAATACCACTTTACAGCACAAATCAACCTCAACATTCCCCTATTCGAAGGATTTGGACTCATCAACAAAGAGCGCGCAGCAAAACAAGCGCTAAATATTGCAAAAACGCAGCTAGTAGAAATCGAGCAACAAATTACAAATGAGGTCTTAACTTTGCACACAGCTGTGAAAAACGCAGCAAAACAACTTGAGTTTGCTAAAGAAATCCTCTCAACACAAAAAGTAAGTTATGACATTGCTATTGCAAAATACAAGAATGGAACAACATCTATTTTAGAATTATTGACGGCCTTTACCAATCTTGCAGATGCAAGAGCCAATGTTGTTTTGGCCAAAAAAATGTGGTACTTAAACCTCACAAATCTTGCAAAAGCAACAGGCATATTAACAAATAGCCTAAATACAGGTGCTCCTATATTTAAAACGGTGAAAAATGAAACTCAAAAATAG
- the mrdA gene encoding Penicillin-binding protein 2: MHKLKPFLRKTWLVFGVLFAVLALRIYQLSILQHDYFVQEARKPKHKIRISHPQRGHILDRFGTPLAINKTQYNVSILYSDVRSIPWIQYKIIEGKKQKIFSRKEYIEKLASLVENICHLDKEWVQDEIYAKAALLPTHPYPLKLDISEKEFAQIKIAEKDFPGLVAERTHKRFYPHGKTACHLLGYLGSIDQNEYHKIASEIRSLEQFLYQRKLDLDIALPKDFASFQEVEHRLNYLKQKAYTTRDQSGKAGIEKSYDEDLRGFAGVNHFETDVFGNVVLNLSQSKKAIKGKDVRLSIMLELQEFAEKELIKLENMEPNQRYFDKETNSYKNLQIPQMKGSSLLVMDPKTSHIYAFASYPRFDPNDFVEKDTAQIHKWLETKRYKQHIFERKIPFEKECFFQNQIVEIPTKMDLKHYLLALLPPNHRLFSVFNTFNTLQKVIHLQTSLDLLCIEHNLSKKALLTREDLLPKTLKAFHLSAYDRMLFCDLLQLFCKHTRFDQEVLSFMQDRTLDEHCQDAKEYSELTAAVKDMVHMTFKETVFAKWREEYFSQFLKEKRQMEKEKNTYARPFTEYLSKKEQEMFIPFWQEHETACLSSFLLDVPLDPSLKAFEKILHLWKKEIANGAHVALLWVQAYKKLKTGLHLLPASIAKRYLNTFVAFEDLKHDPLIGYYPQLGKRASLEDLALGFYPKYGFGHTKHLGYQEPITIGSLFKLVTAYSALFKQYLHQEPIHNPLVIYDSFEKDPQTQKMMLAKNQKGEAILQHYKGGRLIKSQRRNIGWINLKGAIEASSNPYFSLLAQDYIQNPLHLFTTAKGFGFTKFSNIDLPYEKRGQIPFDLFFNPSSLYSFAIGQNVLATNLQAALMLTAIANHGIVHSPKVVYETEGQEPNFEIMHFFNTLDYPHKDLLKKVSVHFPLILNTKQLFENQVQKLKNPPLLKVEMPKAIERTLLDGMKQVVLGKRGTCYYELIPSKSFKRLKDQLFCKTSSSEVTQTISFDEKQHHQIYKHTWLGIIYYENNQPELVIVINLRFGRAGRTLAPLAASIIEKFKELKP; this comes from the coding sequence ATGCATAAGTTGAAACCTTTTTTGAGAAAAACGTGGCTTGTTTTTGGAGTGCTTTTTGCAGTACTTGCTTTGCGCATTTATCAACTATCTATTTTACAGCATGACTATTTTGTCCAAGAAGCTAGAAAACCTAAGCACAAAATACGCATTTCCCACCCCCAAAGAGGTCATATTTTAGATCGATTTGGCACTCCTTTGGCCATCAACAAGACCCAATACAATGTCTCTATTTTGTATTCGGACGTTCGCTCCATTCCTTGGATTCAATACAAAATAATTGAAGGAAAAAAACAAAAAATCTTTTCAAGAAAAGAATATATAGAAAAACTCGCCAGTTTGGTTGAAAACATTTGCCATTTGGATAAAGAGTGGGTCCAGGATGAAATCTATGCCAAAGCAGCGCTTTTGCCAACACACCCCTATCCCCTAAAACTTGACATCTCAGAAAAAGAGTTTGCCCAAATTAAAATCGCAGAAAAGGATTTTCCAGGACTTGTTGCTGAAAGAACGCATAAGCGCTTTTACCCACATGGAAAAACAGCGTGTCATCTTTTGGGATATCTGGGCTCTATTGATCAAAACGAGTACCACAAAATTGCAAGTGAAATTCGCTCTTTAGAACAATTTTTGTACCAGCGAAAGCTCGATTTGGATATTGCCCTACCCAAAGATTTTGCTTCTTTTCAAGAAGTTGAACATAGACTCAATTATCTCAAACAAAAAGCTTATACAACACGAGATCAGTCAGGAAAAGCGGGAATTGAAAAAAGCTATGATGAAGATTTGAGAGGATTTGCTGGTGTCAATCATTTTGAAACCGATGTGTTTGGAAATGTGGTTTTGAACTTGTCTCAATCCAAAAAAGCCATCAAGGGTAAAGATGTGCGTTTATCTATTATGTTGGAATTGCAAGAATTTGCAGAAAAAGAATTGATCAAACTAGAAAATATGGAGCCCAATCAACGTTATTTTGATAAAGAGACAAATTCGTATAAAAATTTACAAATTCCTCAAATGAAAGGCTCATCACTTCTTGTCATGGATCCTAAGACAAGCCACATCTATGCTTTTGCTTCCTATCCACGTTTTGATCCCAACGATTTTGTAGAAAAAGATACAGCTCAAATCCATAAATGGCTCGAAACAAAGCGCTACAAGCAACACATCTTTGAAAGAAAAATTCCTTTTGAAAAAGAATGTTTTTTTCAAAATCAAATTGTCGAAATCCCTACAAAAATGGATTTAAAACACTACCTTTTGGCGCTGCTCCCTCCAAACCATCGCTTGTTTAGTGTGTTTAATACATTCAATACACTGCAAAAAGTGATCCACTTGCAAACCTCTTTAGATCTGCTCTGTATAGAACACAATCTCTCTAAAAAAGCACTGCTTACACGAGAAGATTTACTTCCAAAAACACTCAAAGCTTTTCATCTATCTGCTTATGATCGCATGCTCTTTTGCGATCTTTTACAACTGTTTTGCAAGCATACACGTTTTGATCAAGAAGTGCTTTCTTTCATGCAAGACCGCACGCTAGATGAACATTGCCAAGATGCTAAAGAATATAGCGAATTGACGGCAGCTGTTAAAGATATGGTTCATATGACCTTTAAAGAAACGGTTTTTGCAAAATGGCGAGAAGAATATTTTTCTCAATTCTTAAAAGAAAAGCGCCAAATGGAAAAAGAAAAAAACACTTATGCGCGTCCCTTTACTGAGTATTTATCTAAAAAAGAACAAGAAATGTTTATCCCTTTTTGGCAAGAGCATGAAACAGCTTGCCTTTCTAGCTTTTTACTCGATGTTCCTTTAGATCCAAGCTTAAAAGCTTTTGAAAAGATTCTGCATCTTTGGAAAAAAGAAATCGCAAACGGTGCTCACGTCGCACTTTTATGGGTTCAGGCCTATAAAAAACTAAAAACTGGGCTCCATCTTTTGCCAGCAAGTATTGCAAAGCGTTATTTGAACACATTTGTTGCTTTTGAAGACCTCAAACATGATCCTTTGATTGGATATTACCCTCAACTTGGCAAAAGAGCTTCTTTGGAAGATTTGGCACTTGGATTTTATCCCAAATATGGCTTTGGCCATACAAAACACCTAGGCTATCAAGAACCTATCACGATTGGCTCTTTGTTTAAGCTTGTCACAGCTTATTCAGCCCTTTTCAAACAATACTTGCACCAAGAGCCGATCCACAACCCCCTTGTGATTTATGACTCTTTTGAAAAAGACCCGCAAACGCAAAAAATGATGCTTGCAAAAAACCAAAAAGGCGAAGCAATTTTGCAACATTACAAAGGAGGACGTTTAATCAAAAGTCAAAGACGCAATATCGGATGGATCAATTTAAAAGGCGCTATTGAAGCCTCTTCCAACCCTTATTTTTCTCTGCTTGCTCAAGATTACATCCAAAATCCTTTGCATCTTTTTACAACCGCAAAAGGATTTGGGTTTACCAAATTCTCTAACATTGATCTACCTTATGAAAAACGGGGGCAAATTCCTTTTGACCTCTTTTTTAATCCTTCTTCTCTGTACAGCTTCGCTATTGGACAAAATGTACTTGCAACCAATTTGCAAGCAGCTTTGATGCTCACTGCCATCGCCAATCACGGCATCGTCCATTCCCCCAAAGTTGTCTATGAGACGGAAGGTCAAGAACCTAACTTTGAGATCATGCATTTTTTCAATACCTTGGACTATCCTCACAAAGATCTGCTTAAAAAGGTCAGTGTCCACTTTCCTTTGATTTTAAATACTAAACAACTCTTTGAAAATCAGGTGCAAAAACTTAAAAACCCTCCTCTTTTAAAAGTGGAGATGCCAAAAGCTATTGAACGCACACTTCTAGATGGCATGAAACAAGTTGTCTTAGGCAAAAGAGGCACCTGTTATTATGAATTGATTCCATCAAAAAGTTTCAAGCGATTAAAAGATCAGCTCTTTTGCAAAACTTCGTCTTCTGAAGTTACGCAAACCATCAGTTTTGATGAAAAACAGCACCATCAAATCTACAAACACACATGGCTTGGCATTATTTATTATGAAAACAATCAACCAGAGCTTGTGATTGTGATCAATTTGCGCTTTGGAAGAGCGGGTCGTACGCTAGCTCCACTAGCCGCTTCTATCATAGAAAAATTCAAAGAATTAAAACCTTAA
- the rpsB gene encoding 30S ribosomal protein S2: MATQEKDISVKDLLEAGAHFGHKKNRWNPKMKRYIFEERDGLYIIDLSKTLHQLKKAKSIVEDAVTNHKSILFVGTKKQAKTVVVECAQRCGEYFISERWLGGTLTNLTTIRVSIKKLERIEKQIATKADLLTKKELSLLQKQLDKLERNLSGIRAMRKPPGLIIVVDSSKEHIAVKEARKLGIPVMGLIDTNCNPDPIDYVITCNDDALKSIKLILDYLTDAVIAKKHEMKIEVIKKEKEVVKVEEPKEPEEVQDIEKELDKEDVKLKKDELEVKESYDD; encoded by the coding sequence TTGGCTACACAAGAAAAAGACATATCCGTTAAAGATTTATTAGAAGCAGGTGCGCATTTTGGGCACAAGAAAAATCGATGGAACCCAAAAATGAAGCGCTACATCTTTGAAGAAAGAGATGGGCTTTACATCATCGATCTATCCAAAACCCTGCATCAGCTCAAAAAAGCAAAAAGCATCGTTGAAGATGCAGTGACAAATCATAAATCCATTTTATTTGTGGGAACAAAAAAACAGGCAAAAACTGTCGTTGTAGAATGTGCACAAAGATGTGGAGAATACTTTATTTCAGAAAGATGGTTGGGTGGAACGCTCACCAATTTGACCACCATTCGCGTGTCGATTAAAAAGCTTGAAAGGATTGAAAAACAGATCGCCACAAAAGCTGATCTTCTAACAAAAAAAGAGTTGTCATTACTGCAGAAGCAGTTGGATAAACTCGAGCGCAATTTGTCTGGCATTCGTGCGATGCGAAAACCTCCGGGATTGATCATTGTTGTCGACTCTTCAAAAGAGCATATTGCTGTCAAAGAAGCGAGAAAATTGGGCATTCCTGTGATGGGATTGATCGATACCAACTGTAATCCGGATCCCATTGATTATGTGATCACATGCAATGATGATGCACTCAAAAGCATCAAACTCATTTTAGATTATTTGACAGACGCTGTAATTGCAAAAAAACATGAGATGAAAATCGAGGTGATCAAAAAAGAAAAAGAAGTCGTCAAAGTCGAAGAGCCAAAAGAGCCAGAGGAAGTTCAAGACATTGAAAAAGAGCTGGACAAAGAAGATGTTAAACTCAAAAAAGACGAATTGGAAGTCAAGGAAAGTTACGATGACTGA
- the tsf gene encoding Elongation factor Ts, with product MTEVTMELIKELREQTGVGITKCKEALVAADGNIDGAVSWLRKAGVASAVKKESREAKEGLVYIVDHAEYVSCVEVNSETDFVAQNEKFKEFAHNIAEQIAETAPANTEELMAQKYIKDTSMTLDEYRISQVQALGENIQISRFELFSKAKDVSIGFYMHMGGKVSSIVEIEGAHGQEVLCRDIAMHAVATDPQYLDSSEIPSDVLDSEKEIIREQIKNKPAEFQDKIIEGKLRAYYETVCLVNQKFVKDPSITVQKFVDAKAKELGKTLKVKRFLRWKIGQ from the coding sequence ATGACTGAAGTTACTATGGAACTTATCAAAGAATTGCGTGAGCAAACAGGTGTGGGCATCACAAAGTGTAAAGAAGCACTTGTTGCAGCTGATGGCAATATTGATGGGGCTGTTAGCTGGTTAAGGAAAGCTGGAGTGGCGTCTGCTGTCAAAAAAGAATCACGCGAAGCCAAAGAAGGTTTGGTATACATTGTGGATCATGCAGAGTATGTGTCTTGTGTTGAAGTGAACAGCGAAACAGATTTTGTAGCGCAAAATGAAAAATTTAAAGAATTTGCACACAATATCGCTGAACAGATTGCCGAAACGGCTCCTGCAAACACAGAAGAATTGATGGCACAAAAATATATCAAAGACACATCAATGACATTGGATGAATATCGTATTTCTCAGGTGCAGGCTTTGGGCGAAAATATTCAAATTTCACGCTTTGAGCTATTTTCTAAAGCAAAAGATGTTTCTATCGGATTTTATATGCACATGGGTGGCAAAGTCTCTTCTATTGTGGAAATTGAAGGGGCTCATGGTCAAGAGGTGCTTTGCAGAGATATTGCCATGCATGCAGTTGCCACAGATCCTCAATATTTAGATTCTAGTGAAATTCCGAGCGATGTGTTGGATAGTGAAAAAGAAATTATTCGTGAGCAGATCAAAAATAAACCTGCAGAATTTCAAGATAAAATTATTGAAGGGAAATTGCGTGCATATTACGAAACAGTGTGTTTGGTGAACCAAAAGTTTGTCAAAGATCCTTCAATCACTGTGCAAAAATTTGTAGATGCAAAAGCAAAAGAGCTTGGAAAAACGCTAAAAGTGAAACGCTTTTTGCGTTGGAAAATTGGACAATAA
- the pyrH gene encoding Uridylate kinase yields the protein MRICLKLSGEAFANSQGFGFDTKKVLSLIDQIKKLIKKKHEIIIICGAGNIFRGRERKEFEIGRYRADQMGMLSTLVNALFLEQLFLKAKQPVKILNSFENRFVEKYRVEKALEYLKKERVIICSGGLGHPYFTTDSLAALRARELRADKVLKATNVDGVYDKDPKKSKAAKRFSTLTFSKALSLELNIMDLSAFALLKEGNIEICVFDLFQKNAIIDAVEKSKGTTIKGV from the coding sequence ATGCGCATTTGTTTAAAACTTTCCGGTGAGGCCTTTGCAAATAGCCAAGGCTTTGGTTTTGATACAAAAAAAGTTCTATCTTTGATCGATCAGATCAAAAAGTTGATCAAAAAAAAGCATGAAATCATCATCATCTGTGGTGCAGGCAATATCTTTCGTGGAAGAGAGCGCAAAGAGTTTGAAATTGGACGTTATCGCGCGGATCAGATGGGAATGTTATCCACGCTAGTTAATGCCCTTTTTTTAGAACAACTTTTTTTAAAAGCAAAACAGCCTGTTAAAATACTCAATAGCTTTGAGAATCGATTTGTGGAAAAATATCGCGTGGAAAAAGCACTTGAGTATTTAAAAAAAGAACGTGTGATCATCTGTTCGGGTGGATTAGGCCATCCCTATTTCACCACAGATTCTCTAGCAGCATTAAGAGCGCGTGAATTAAGAGCAGATAAAGTGTTAAAAGCCACCAACGTGGATGGGGTGTACGACAAAGATCCTAAAAAATCTAAAGCGGCCAAAAGATTTTCTACACTAACATTTTCAAAAGCGCTCAGTTTGGAGCTCAACATCATGGATTTATCAGCATTTGCTCTTTTGAAAGAAGGAAATATAGAAATTTGTGTCTTTGATCTTTTTCAAAAAAATGCCATTATCGATGCAGTGGAAAAATCCAAAGGGACAACAATAAAAGGAGTTTGA
- the frr gene encoding Ribosome-recycling factor, with protein MTDVLNETKVGMENAISYLKDEMKNIRTGRANPAMVDSVVVEVYGTQMRLKELASITVPEPRQLLINPYDVNNAPMIGKAIEKANLGLQPIVDANGVRINIPAMDEAARKEMCKLAHRKSEEAKVGIRDWRRKANDDLKAKKTSSEITEDDQKRLEKEVQNLTDKYCKIADDLEKEKEKEILG; from the coding sequence ATGACAGACGTATTAAACGAAACGAAAGTGGGGATGGAAAATGCCATTTCTTATTTAAAAGATGAGATGAAAAATATTCGCACAGGGCGTGCCAATCCAGCGATGGTGGATAGCGTCGTTGTCGAAGTCTATGGCACGCAAATGCGCCTAAAAGAACTTGCAAGTATTACGGTGCCAGAACCAAGGCAGCTATTGATCAACCCTTACGATGTTAATAATGCTCCAATGATTGGAAAAGCCATTGAAAAAGCCAACTTAGGGCTTCAGCCTATTGTGGATGCCAATGGAGTGCGTATTAATATTCCTGCCATGGATGAAGCTGCACGCAAGGAAATGTGCAAACTTGCCCATAGAAAATCTGAAGAGGCAAAAGTAGGCATTCGCGACTGGAGAAGAAAAGCCAATGACGATCTAAAAGCGAAAAAAACAAGCTCAGAGATTACAGAGGACGATCAAAAACGCCTTGAAAAAGAGGTGCAAAATTTAACAGATAAATATTGCAAGATTGCAGACGATCTCGAAAAGGAAAAAGAAAAAGAAATTTTGGGCTAA
- the fsr gene encoding Fosmidomycin resistance protein: MMDLLGIWPIFKVIFNLDIAKVGFLMAIAGFCGEACQLIFGHLSDKGYSKKLLILSFVSSSCILFLPLTNSYLVYFFLLLLFYLGSGAYHPAAANIASQFSAKRKGLMITLFSSGGQVGAAFSQIAFVFFYHKTGGHIYLFLIPVYLLLFILKKTDFALVRPTLSTEHSFSNMLAPFKDKKASIVLLYFSQVANQILFFGSIFLMPELLKSFGYPQWYVFGVGHMIYILGMAIVMIPVGYLADMVGEKKLVHICSVLSLAVFYIFLFFPPASLVSVSILLFTLGGVLGSLNPMFLSYGHKLFPKNTGTVSAILMGFAWCAVYLSFGIIGVVVKKFGVQTTMLGMGSLIFVPIILMSLESVFAKKQKPVSVFH; this comes from the coding sequence ATGATGGATCTTTTGGGGATTTGGCCCATTTTTAAAGTGATATTCAACCTTGATATTGCGAAAGTGGGATTTTTAATGGCCATTGCTGGTTTTTGTGGTGAGGCTTGTCAACTTATTTTTGGGCATTTATCTGATAAAGGCTATTCAAAAAAACTTTTGATCTTAAGCTTTGTTTCTAGCAGTTGTATTTTGTTTTTGCCTCTTACAAATTCCTATCTCGTCTATTTTTTTCTACTTTTGTTGTTTTATCTGGGATCGGGTGCTTACCATCCTGCAGCAGCTAACATCGCTTCTCAATTCAGCGCAAAAAGAAAGGGACTCATGATCACACTGTTTTCTTCAGGAGGACAGGTTGGAGCAGCATTTTCTCAAATTGCCTTTGTTTTTTTCTATCATAAAACAGGGGGTCACATTTACCTCTTTCTTATCCCTGTCTATCTCCTTCTCTTTATCTTAAAAAAAACAGATTTTGCTCTTGTTAGACCTACACTTTCAACAGAACATAGCTTTTCAAATATGTTGGCTCCTTTCAAAGATAAAAAAGCTTCCATCGTGCTTTTGTATTTTTCTCAAGTGGCCAACCAAATTCTATTTTTTGGATCTATCTTCTTAATGCCAGAGCTGTTAAAAAGTTTTGGATATCCACAATGGTATGTGTTTGGAGTAGGTCATATGATTTATATTTTAGGCATGGCCATTGTTATGATTCCTGTGGGCTATCTTGCCGATATGGTGGGAGAAAAAAAACTTGTGCACATATGTAGCGTCTTATCCCTTGCAGTCTTCTACATTTTTCTATTTTTCCCACCAGCTTCTTTAGTTAGTGTTTCTATTTTGCTCTTTACTCTAGGAGGAGTATTGGGCTCTTTGAATCCCATGTTTCTTTCTTACGGACATAAGCTTTTTCCAAAAAACACTGGGACTGTAAGTGCTATTTTAATGGGATTTGCCTGGTGCGCTGTCTATTTAAGTTTTGGAATCATCGGCGTTGTGGTGAAAAAGTTTGGCGTGCAAACAACCATGCTTGGAATGGGCAGTTTAATTTTTGTTCCAATCATTTTAATGTCTCTTGAATCTGTTTTTGCCAAAAAACAAAAACCCGTTTCTGTTTTTCATTGA
- the rsmB_1 gene encoding Ribosomal RNA small subunit methyltransferase B: MNIRKLALSILDQVLLEKGFLSDLLLDIKSKVKEPDFRLLWTLCYGTLQRWFYLEQIAKNSVKTLKLKRKEKICTYMSLYQCIFLTRMPKYAIFNEQIALAKSLSAHFAKFLDYLLHHFEPIDQRIFHPALEKTLQKQLGKKTKEEIVEAFYQEPKLFFREVGTKNMHPFTSKKLMPIAKDPTKYIQNPTPMNLFCALMDSPFKSILDLSASPGGKTLLCRDFLHPKRLVSNDISEKKIKRLKENIKKYKIDCTTTEHLGQNYPLDPFDLVIVDAPCSNTGVLNKKPEALFRYTKKHILELTKLQLQLLDRAAKITTHSILYMTCSILQEENEALIRRFLKTHRFKIKKMERILPDTQGNDGGFACALEKTT, encoded by the coding sequence ATGAATATTCGAAAATTGGCCCTTTCAATTTTAGATCAAGTGCTTTTAGAAAAAGGGTTTTTGTCCGATCTGCTTCTAGATATCAAGTCTAAGGTCAAAGAACCTGACTTTCGTCTGCTTTGGACCCTATGTTATGGTACTCTGCAGCGCTGGTTTTATCTAGAGCAAATCGCAAAAAACAGTGTCAAAACACTCAAGCTCAAAAGAAAAGAAAAGATTTGCACGTATATGAGTCTTTATCAATGTATTTTTTTAACGCGCATGCCCAAATATGCCATTTTTAATGAACAAATTGCACTTGCCAAATCGTTAAGTGCGCATTTTGCCAAGTTTTTAGACTATCTTTTGCACCATTTTGAACCCATCGATCAGCGCATCTTTCATCCTGCTTTAGAAAAAACGCTGCAAAAACAATTGGGTAAAAAAACAAAAGAAGAGATTGTGGAAGCTTTTTATCAAGAACCTAAACTCTTTTTTAGAGAAGTGGGGACAAAAAACATGCATCCCTTTACATCAAAAAAGCTTATGCCCATTGCCAAAGATCCAACCAAATATATTCAAAATCCAACTCCCATGAATCTATTTTGTGCACTTATGGATAGCCCTTTTAAAAGCATATTGGATCTCTCGGCTTCTCCTGGGGGAAAAACCTTGCTTTGTCGTGATTTTTTACATCCAAAGAGATTAGTTTCCAACGATATTTCTGAGAAAAAAATAAAGCGCCTTAAAGAAAACATCAAAAAATACAAAATCGATTGTACAACGACAGAGCACCTTGGTCAAAACTATCCCTTGGATCCCTTTGATCTTGTCATTGTCGATGCGCCCTGTTCTAACACAGGTGTGCTCAATAAAAAACCAGAGGCGCTTTTTAGATATACAAAAAAACACATCCTAGAATTGACAAAGCTGCAATTACAATTACTTGATCGTGCAGCTAAAATCACCACGCACTCTATTTTGTATATGACATGTAGCATTCTTCAAGAAGAAAACGAAGCACTAATTAGGCGTTTTTTAAAAACACATAGGTTTAAAATCAAAAAAATGGAGCGTATTTTGCCAGACACTCAAGGAAATGATGGAGGTTTTGCATGCGCATTAGAAAAAACCACATAG
- the yfiH gene encoding Laccase domain protein YfiH: MRIRKNHIEDVELIEYPIFDEFSDIKAFTTLRKGGFSKAPFSSLNVSFDVEDDPKAVQKNREKILQIGELKTLQFARQVHGTDIEYVSEVKTRVCDGLITQEKDLALGIMHADCQAVFFYDPITHTTAIVHAGWRGSVQNIFLHMIQKLKKIYVKPENLFVAISPSLGPEWAEFRNYKKELPQSFLDFQVKPLYFDFWEITKWQLKKLGVLDHHIQCAHLCTYDNQDMFSFRRDKTTGRLASVLVVT; encoded by the coding sequence ATGCGCATTAGAAAAAACCACATAGAAGATGTTGAATTGATAGAATATCCCATTTTTGATGAGTTTTCCGATATCAAAGCATTTACAACGCTAAGAAAAGGAGGGTTTTCTAAAGCGCCTTTTTCTTCTTTGAATGTGAGTTTTGATGTAGAAGATGATCCAAAAGCTGTGCAAAAAAATCGAGAAAAAATCCTGCAAATAGGAGAGTTAAAAACGCTGCAATTTGCAAGACAAGTGCATGGCACAGATATTGAATATGTATCAGAGGTAAAGACGCGTGTTTGCGATGGCCTTATCACGCAGGAAAAAGACTTAGCTCTTGGCATCATGCATGCAGATTGCCAAGCGGTATTTTTCTACGATCCTATCACACATACGACAGCCATTGTGCATGCAGGGTGGAGAGGAAGTGTACAAAATATTTTTTTACATATGATACAAAAGCTGAAAAAAATATATGTTAAACCTGAAAATCTTTTTGTGGCAATATCCCCAAGCTTAGGTCCTGAGTGGGCAGAATTTAGAAACTATAAAAAAGAATTACCTCAATCATTTTTAGACTTTCAAGTCAAACCTCTCTATTTTGATTTTTGGGAAATCACAAAATGGCAACTCAAAAAATTAGGCGTTTTAGATCACCACATTCAGTGTGCTCATCTATGCACCTATGACAATCAAGACATGTTTTCTTTTAGACGCGATAAAACCACAGGACGTTTGGCTAGTGTTTTGGTTGTAACTTAG